In a single window of the Candidatus Eisenbacteria bacterium genome:
- the nadA gene encoding quinolinate synthase NadA — translation MSGSDRETSAETLERIARARERLGDRVLVLGHHYERDDVLRFADRTGDSFQLAREAAEEKDRPFIVFCGVHFMAETADILTDDDQAVLLPDLEAGCSLADFADAEQVALCWDAFESVRPARTVPITYVNSTAAIKAFCGERGGLACTSANALSAFRWALGRGERILFVPDEHLGRNTARSLGIGEEETAVWDPARTGGGVAPDRLAGARVILWKGRCDVHTHFRPEHVDAVRLAHPGIRVMVHPECPAEVVERADASGSTGQIIRAVREGGAGLTWAIGTEWHLVNRLAHAYEDRKVINLTTEPSVCPTMNRITPKKLLHVLERLLEGEAVNRIVVPAEIALPARKALDRMLTLA, via the coding sequence ATGAGCGGGTCCGACCGAGAGACCTCCGCGGAGACGCTGGAGAGGATCGCCCGCGCCCGTGAGAGGCTCGGCGACCGGGTTCTCGTCTTGGGGCACCACTACGAACGGGATGACGTGCTCCGCTTCGCCGACCGGACCGGCGACAGCTTTCAGCTCGCCCGGGAGGCGGCCGAGGAGAAGGACCGCCCCTTCATCGTCTTCTGCGGCGTTCATTTCATGGCCGAGACGGCGGACATACTGACCGATGACGACCAGGCGGTGCTCCTCCCCGATTTGGAGGCGGGCTGTTCCCTCGCCGATTTCGCCGACGCGGAGCAGGTGGCTCTCTGTTGGGACGCGTTCGAGTCGGTCCGGCCGGCGCGCACCGTGCCGATCACCTACGTCAACTCCACCGCGGCGATCAAGGCGTTCTGCGGCGAGAGAGGCGGTCTCGCGTGCACCAGCGCCAACGCCCTCTCCGCCTTCCGTTGGGCGCTGGGGCGGGGGGAGAGGATCCTCTTCGTACCCGACGAGCACCTCGGCCGGAACACCGCCCGCTCCCTCGGAATCGGCGAAGAGGAGACGGCGGTATGGGATCCGGCGCGCACGGGGGGAGGGGTCGCCCCGGACCGCTTGGCCGGCGCGCGGGTGATCCTCTGGAAGGGGCGTTGCGACGTCCACACGCACTTCCGGCCGGAGCACGTCGACGCGGTTCGTCTCGCCCACCCCGGAATCCGTGTGATGGTCCATCCCGAATGCCCCGCCGAGGTGGTGGAGAGGGCGGACGCCTCCGGCTCGACGGGACAGATCATCCGCGCCGTTCGCGAAGGGGGGGCGGGGTTGACTTGGGCGATCGGAACGGAATGGCACCTGGTGAACCGCCTCGCCCACGCCTACGAGGACCGGAAGGTGATCAATCTCACGACGGAGCCCTCCGTCTGCCCCACCATGAACCGGATCACGCCGAAAAAACTGCTCCATGTTTTGGAGCGCCTCCTGGAGGGGGAGGCGGTGAACCGCATCGTCGTCCCGGCGGAAATCGCCCTCCCCGCCCGGAAGGCGCTGGACCGGATGCTCACCCTCGCCTGA
- a CDS encoding zinc ribbon domain-containing protein: protein MPIFEYQCDDCGHVFDALVWKDEEVRCEKCDGARVHRRITGFSVSGGGGRRSGGDGGCAPSGGG, encoded by the coding sequence ATGCCCATCTTCGAGTACCAATGCGACGACTGCGGGCACGTTTTCGACGCCCTCGTTTGGAAAGATGAAGAGGTGCGCTGCGAGAAGTGCGACGGCGCGCGCGTGCACCGTCGGATCACAGGCTTTTCCGTCAGCGGGGGCGGCGGGCGGCGCTCCGGCGGCGACGGCGGTTGCGCCCCCTCCGGCGGCGGGTGA
- the mtaB gene encoding tRNA (N(6)-L-threonylcarbamoyladenosine(37)-C(2))-methylthiotransferase MtaB, with the protein MRPLRRRVRLPDPMTGVSGPGEAGGARVSLHTIGCRLNQAETALLADRFRARGWRVVGRNDPADLFVVNTCSVTLGSEGKCRRLIRFLRKRCPEARVAATGCYAELDPEALLAIDGVVVAVGTADKARLPELAERALAGAPPAAVRSPIEREPFTEEGAGLSLSTRANLKIQDGCDVFCSFCVIPYARGRSRSRRAGDCLREARDLAARGHREIVLSGVNLGLYRDDGADLAGLIERLEEIPGLERIRISSIEPMSVSPALVARMSCSEKLCPYVHVVLQSGDDGVLRAMNRPYGAGDFRRLLETFLARVPDLGIGTDVLVGFPGETDAAFRRTLAILEDYPFVNVHVFAYSEHARTRSARLDEKVHPETIRRRSEDARALGRAKRRAFHGRYRGERLETLFETRDRAGRWIGHAPNYARVAARDDRDLANRIVAVRIDSSERDGAIGTAEGDLR; encoded by the coding sequence TTGCGCCCCCTCCGGCGGCGGGTGAGGCTCCCCGATCCGATGACCGGAGTTTCCGGTCCCGGCGAGGCGGGGGGAGCCCGCGTATCGCTACACACCATCGGGTGCCGTCTCAACCAGGCGGAGACGGCCCTTCTCGCCGACCGTTTCCGCGCGCGCGGTTGGCGCGTCGTCGGCCGGAACGATCCGGCCGACCTTTTCGTGGTGAACACCTGCTCGGTCACCCTCGGCAGCGAGGGGAAGTGCCGCCGCCTGATCCGTTTTCTCCGGAAGCGGTGCCCGGAGGCGCGGGTCGCCGCCACCGGCTGTTACGCCGAACTCGATCCGGAAGCCCTTCTGGCGATCGACGGCGTGGTGGTGGCGGTGGGGACGGCGGATAAGGCGCGCCTCCCGGAGCTGGCCGAGCGCGCTCTCGCCGGCGCCCCGCCCGCGGCCGTGCGCTCCCCCATCGAACGGGAACCCTTCACCGAAGAGGGGGCCGGCCTCTCCCTCTCCACGAGGGCGAACCTGAAGATCCAGGACGGCTGCGACGTCTTCTGCTCCTTCTGCGTCATCCCCTACGCCCGCGGGCGCTCGCGCAGCCGCCGCGCCGGGGACTGCCTGCGCGAGGCGCGGGATCTCGCCGCGCGGGGGCACCGCGAGATCGTCCTCTCCGGCGTCAACCTGGGTCTCTACCGGGACGACGGCGCCGACCTCGCCGGTTTGATCGAACGCCTCGAGGAGATCCCGGGGCTGGAGAGGATCCGGATCAGCTCCATCGAACCGATGAGCGTCAGCCCCGCGCTGGTGGCGCGCATGTCGTGCTCCGAAAAGCTCTGCCCCTACGTGCATGTGGTTCTCCAGAGCGGCGACGACGGCGTGCTCCGCGCCATGAACCGCCCCTACGGCGCGGGCGACTTCCGGCGCCTCCTCGAGACCTTTCTCGCCCGCGTGCCGGACCTGGGAATCGGCACCGACGTGCTGGTCGGTTTCCCCGGCGAGACGGACGCCGCTTTCCGCCGGACCCTGGCGATTCTGGAGGACTACCCCTTCGTCAACGTACATGTCTTCGCCTACTCCGAGCACGCCCGCACGCGCTCGGCGCGGCTCGACGAAAAGGTTCATCCCGAAACGATTCGGCGGCGGAGCGAGGATGCGCGCGCTCTCGGGCGGGCGAAGCGGCGCGCCTTTCACGGACGCTACCGGGGGGAGAGGCTGGAGACGCTCTTCGAGACGCGGGACCGCGCCGGGCGGTGGATCGGCCACGCGCCCAACTACGCACGCGTCGCCGCCCGGGACGACCGGGACCTCGCGAACCGGATCGTCGCGGTGCGGATCGACTCCTCGGAGAGAGACGGCGCGATCGGAACGGCGGAGGGGGACCTTCGTTGA
- the miaB gene encoding tRNA (N6-isopentenyl adenosine(37)-C2)-methylthiotransferase MiaB translates to MKVYIETYGCQMNEADSEVVARILAEEGIGAASSAEEADAVLVNTCAVRAGAENRVLQRVEDLKAIRARRPGFLVGVLGCVAQIRKDALLRPPWDADLAAGPDAYRSIPRLLAEARGGRRVRETRLLRVDDYDRIDPVRRPGANAWVTVTRGCDNFCAYCVVPFARGRERSRSPESILREVRRAAAEGFRQVTLLGQNVNSYRSGDADFAAVLRAACRVPGILRVRFTSPHPKDFPDELLAAIAGEPAASPHVHLPLQSGSDPVLERMGRGYGRRDYLALVGRIRAAVPEAALTTDVIAGFPGEREEDFQATLDVMEEVRFHSAFTFAYSVRRPSIAARRYADDVPEPVKRERVERLVEVERRISRERLEEEVGNRVEVLVERRSRKSARDAFGRTPGGSGVVFPAPEAAPGDLVRVLVERATTHTLIGKIAPADG, encoded by the coding sequence TTGAAGGTTTATATAGAAACCTACGGTTGCCAGATGAACGAGGCGGACTCGGAGGTGGTGGCCCGTATACTGGCGGAGGAGGGGATCGGCGCGGCATCTTCCGCGGAGGAAGCGGACGCGGTTCTGGTGAACACGTGCGCCGTCCGCGCCGGCGCCGAGAACCGGGTGCTCCAAAGGGTCGAGGACCTGAAGGCGATCCGCGCGCGGCGCCCCGGTTTCCTGGTCGGTGTTCTCGGCTGCGTCGCCCAGATTCGCAAGGACGCGCTCCTCCGCCCGCCTTGGGACGCGGACCTGGCCGCCGGGCCGGACGCCTACCGCTCCATCCCCCGTCTCCTCGCCGAGGCGCGCGGGGGGAGGCGGGTCCGGGAGACCCGCCTTCTCCGGGTCGACGACTACGACCGGATCGATCCGGTCCGCCGCCCCGGCGCGAACGCCTGGGTGACGGTGACCCGCGGGTGCGACAACTTCTGCGCCTACTGCGTCGTCCCATTCGCGCGCGGCCGGGAGAGAAGCCGCTCCCCCGAATCGATCCTTCGCGAGGTGCGCCGCGCCGCCGCGGAGGGATTTCGCCAGGTCACCCTCCTCGGACAGAACGTCAATTCCTACCGGAGCGGCGACGCCGACTTCGCCGCCGTTCTCCGCGCCGCCTGCCGCGTGCCGGGCATTCTACGGGTTCGTTTCACGTCGCCCCACCCGAAGGATTTCCCGGACGAGCTCCTCGCCGCCATCGCCGGGGAGCCGGCCGCATCTCCCCATGTCCACCTCCCCCTCCAATCGGGGAGCGATCCCGTGCTGGAGAGGATGGGCCGCGGCTACGGCCGCCGGGATTACCTGGCGCTGGTGGGGCGTATTCGGGCCGCCGTGCCGGAAGCGGCGCTCACCACCGACGTCATCGCCGGATTCCCGGGCGAGAGGGAGGAAGACTTCCAAGCCACTCTCGACGTGATGGAGGAGGTGCGCTTCCACTCCGCATTCACCTTCGCCTACTCCGTGCGCCGCCCCTCCATCGCCGCCCGCCGCTACGCAGACGACGTGCCGGAACCGGTCAAGAGGGAGAGGGTGGAACGTCTGGTGGAGGTGGAGCGCCGCATCTCCCGGGAGAGACTGGAGGAAGAGGTGGGGAACAGGGTAGAGGTGCTGGTGGAGAGGCGGAGCCGGAAATCGGCGCGGGACGCCTTCGGGCGCACGCCCGGCGGGAGCGGCGTCGTCTTCCCCGCCCCGGAGGCCGCTCCCGGGGACCTTGTCCGGGTACTCGTGGAGAGGGCCACCACGCACACTCTGATCGGTAAAATCGCCCCCGCCGACGGATAA
- a CDS encoding NADH-quinone oxidoreductase subunit A, translated as MNPYIPLLIVVALALAIPAALLFVSFLVGPRRREREKAEPYECGIPQTAPPRDPVPVKYYLVAVLFLLFDVEAVFLFPWAAIYRRLGLFGLIEMSIFLGMLVLGLIYVWKRGALEWD; from the coding sequence ATGAATCCCTATATTCCCCTTCTCATCGTCGTCGCGCTGGCACTCGCCATACCGGCCGCGCTCCTGTTCGTCTCCTTCCTCGTCGGACCCCGGCGCCGGGAGAGGGAGAAGGCGGAGCCCTATGAATGCGGCATCCCCCAAACCGCACCGCCGCGCGATCCCGTTCCGGTCAAATACTACTTGGTCGCGGTGCTCTTCCTCCTCTTCGACGTGGAGGCGGTCTTCCTCTTCCCGTGGGCGGCGATCTACCGCCGGCTCGGCCTCTTCGGCCTGATCGAGATGTCGATCTTCCTGGGGATGCTCGTCCTCGGCCTGATCTACGTGTGGAAACGGGGGGCGCTCGAGTGGGACTGA
- the nuoB gene encoding NADH-quinone oxidoreductase subunit NuoB, with protein MEKVAAGGALTTRVDALLAWGRKNSLWPLPYGTACCAIEFMAVVASPFDLSRYGAEVVRFSPRQSDLLIVSGTIVHKQAVILRRIYHQMAEPKWVIAMGACASAGAFYDNYCTLQGIDSVVPVDLYIPGCPPRPEAVMHALVELQRRITEGIPSKAQVIRMEEEKKGEGA; from the coding sequence ATCGAGAAGGTCGCCGCCGGCGGAGCGCTGACCACCCGCGTCGACGCGCTCCTCGCCTGGGGGCGGAAGAACTCCCTCTGGCCGCTCCCCTACGGCACCGCCTGCTGCGCCATCGAGTTCATGGCGGTGGTCGCCTCCCCATTCGACCTCTCCCGCTACGGCGCCGAGGTGGTCCGCTTCTCTCCTCGTCAGAGCGATCTCCTGATCGTCTCCGGCACCATCGTGCACAAGCAGGCGGTGATTCTCCGCCGCATCTACCATCAGATGGCGGAGCCGAAGTGGGTGATCGCCATGGGGGCGTGCGCCAGCGCCGGCGCCTTCTACGACAACTATTGCACCCTGCAGGGGATCGACTCGGTGGTCCCCGTGGACCTGTACATACCCGGCTGTCCGCCCCGCCCCGAAGCGGTGATGCACGCCCTGGTGGAACTGCAGCGCCGAATCACCGAGGGGATCCCGAGCAAGGCGCAGGTGATCCGGATGGAGGAGGAAAAGAAGGGGGAGGGGGCGTGA
- the nuoD gene encoding NADH dehydrogenase (quinone) subunit D, translating to MEGKVRVEGNPFGDLVFRTEREHLPAALRALRDDHGFDMLLDTTVVDRLELPDREPRFDLVYNMRPSLGGLRVRVQARIPAEDPVAESASGIWRAAEWGEREVFDQYGVRFRGHPNCKRILNHKDFVGHPLRRDYDIKKQQWLSEPDDLLDEMEKKRAADPEPGERESMLINLGPSHPAMHGALRVLLDLDGETIRHAVPEIGYLHRGFEKSAEKGNYTQVIPYTDRLNYCSSVMNNVGYCRTVEKMLGVEITPRGAAIRVILLELGRIMDHCVQLAANLVDLGALTNYWYLFNEREKIYNVIEALCGARLTHCYFRIGGSSHDLHEGFAEGVREVLRSVPRALADVEKMVARNRIFLDRTVGVGAISAADAISHGFTGPCLRAAGVQNDLRKDEPYYGYETYDWDVVVGEKGDTYDRIWVRFEEVRQSLRIVEQALTRLPGGPANIDDPRVVLPPKREVYENIEALMNHFMLTMYGIRPPAGECYGAIEAANGELGFFTVSDGTGRPYKVKVRPPCFYVFSAFERLVEGGMIQDAIAVLGSLNIIAGELDR from the coding sequence ATGGAAGGGAAGGTTCGCGTCGAGGGAAACCCCTTCGGCGACTTGGTCTTCCGGACCGAGAGGGAACACCTTCCCGCCGCGCTCCGCGCCCTCCGGGACGATCACGGCTTCGACATGCTCCTGGACACGACCGTGGTGGACCGCCTCGAACTCCCCGACCGGGAGCCGCGCTTCGACCTCGTCTACAACATGCGGCCCTCGCTGGGGGGGCTGCGCGTCCGGGTCCAGGCGCGGATTCCCGCGGAGGACCCGGTCGCCGAGTCGGCGAGCGGGATTTGGCGGGCCGCCGAATGGGGGGAGAGGGAGGTCTTCGACCAGTACGGTGTCCGCTTCCGCGGCCACCCCAACTGCAAAAGGATCTTGAACCACAAAGATTTCGTCGGCCACCCGCTCCGGCGCGACTACGACATCAAGAAGCAGCAGTGGCTCTCCGAGCCGGACGACCTCCTGGACGAGATGGAGAAGAAGCGCGCCGCCGATCCGGAGCCCGGCGAGCGGGAGTCGATGCTGATCAACCTCGGCCCCTCCCATCCGGCGATGCACGGCGCGCTCCGCGTGCTCCTCGACCTGGACGGGGAGACGATCCGTCACGCCGTCCCCGAGATCGGCTACCTGCACCGGGGTTTCGAGAAGAGCGCCGAGAAGGGGAACTACACCCAGGTGATCCCCTACACGGACCGTCTGAACTACTGCAGTTCGGTGATGAACAACGTGGGCTATTGCCGGACGGTGGAGAAGATGCTCGGCGTGGAGATCACGCCGCGGGGCGCGGCGATTCGCGTGATCCTGCTCGAGCTGGGCCGGATCATGGACCACTGCGTGCAGCTCGCCGCCAACCTGGTCGACCTGGGCGCGCTCACCAACTACTGGTATCTCTTCAACGAGCGGGAGAAGATCTACAACGTGATCGAGGCGCTCTGCGGCGCCCGGCTCACCCACTGCTATTTCCGGATCGGCGGCTCCTCCCACGACCTGCACGAGGGATTCGCCGAGGGGGTGCGGGAAGTGCTCCGCTCGGTGCCGCGGGCTCTCGCCGACGTGGAAAAGATGGTGGCGCGCAACCGGATCTTCCTCGACCGGACCGTCGGCGTCGGGGCGATTTCCGCGGCCGACGCGATCTCTCACGGCTTCACAGGGCCCTGCCTCCGCGCCGCCGGCGTGCAGAACGATCTCCGCAAGGACGAGCCCTATTACGGGTATGAAACGTATGACTGGGACGTGGTGGTCGGCGAGAAGGGCGACACCTACGACCGGATCTGGGTCCGTTTCGAGGAGGTCCGCCAATCTCTCCGGATCGTGGAGCAGGCGCTCACGCGCCTCCCCGGAGGCCCGGCGAACATCGACGACCCCCGTGTGGTCCTGCCGCCGAAGCGGGAGGTTTACGAGAACATCGAAGCGCTGATGAACCACTTCATGCTCACCATGTACGGGATCCGGCCCCCCGCCGGCGAGTGCTACGGGGCGATCGAGGCGGCGAACGGCGAGCTGGGCTTTTTCACGGTGAGCGACGGGACGGGCCGCCCCTATAAGGTCAAGGTGCGCCCTCCCTGCTTCTATGTCTTCTCCGCCTTCGAGCGCCTCGTCGAGGGGGGGATGATCCAGGACGCCATCGCCGTGCTGGGGAGCCTGAACATCATCGCCGGGGAGTTGGACCGATGA
- a CDS encoding NAD(P)H-dependent oxidoreductase subunit E, which translates to MSAAEKSARPAWKEETRREIEELRGRYPHPHGMLLPVLWLAQRDFGWISPEAMELVAETCGATPAHVYSLVTFYTMFETERPIRYHIQVCQGLSCTLRGAEEIRAHIEKRLGIRAGMRTEDGRFRLSVVECLASCATAPVMQVNRTYYENLTVEKVDALLEEWMKE; encoded by the coding sequence ATGAGCGCCGCGGAGAAAAGCGCGCGGCCCGCGTGGAAGGAAGAGACGCGGCGGGAGATCGAGGAGCTGCGCGGGCGTTACCCGCACCCCCACGGGATGCTCCTGCCGGTCCTCTGGCTCGCCCAGAGGGACTTCGGCTGGATCTCGCCGGAGGCGATGGAACTGGTGGCGGAAACCTGCGGCGCCACGCCGGCCCACGTCTACTCTCTGGTCACCTTCTACACCATGTTCGAGACGGAGCGGCCGATCCGCTATCACATCCAGGTGTGCCAAGGGCTCTCCTGCACGCTCCGCGGCGCGGAGGAGATTCGCGCCCACATCGAGAAGAGGCTCGGGATACGCGCCGGGATGCGCACCGAAGACGGCCGTTTCCGGCTGAGCGTGGTGGAGTGCCTCGCTTCCTGCGCCACCGCGCCGGTGATGCAGGTGAACCGCACCTATTACGAGAACCTGACCGTCGAGAAGGTGGACGCCCTTCTCGAGGAGTGGATGAAGGAATGA
- the nuoF gene encoding NADH-quinone oxidoreductase subunit NuoF produces the protein MIAETRVITARMNDTDSHTLEGARAAGGYDAARKAFAMEPEAVTALVKESGLRGRGGAGFPCGLKWSFLRKERDVTYLCVNADESEPGTFKDRLILERDPHLLIEGILIACRAIRCAHAYLYIRGEFDLPYRRIRDAAAEAYRAGLLGPDAAGSGHPIDLTIHRGAGAYICGEETGLLNSLEGRKGQPRIKPPFPTDAGLFGKPTVINNVETLANLPFILTSGAEAYRAHGTEKSPGTRLFGVSGHVERPGLFELAMGVPMRALIEDLCGGVRGGKRLKAVIPGGSSTPVLTAEEAMAVTLDFESVQEAGSMLGSAGVIVMDETTDMVKALDVLIRFYAHESCGQCTPCREGVIWIARTLHKIAEGRGGRADLEKLEDLAHGITGNTICVFSDAAAMPVLSFLSKFRGEFEARVSGAGREGAA, from the coding sequence ATGATCGCGGAGACCCGGGTGATCACCGCCCGGATGAACGACACCGACTCGCACACCCTGGAGGGGGCCCGCGCCGCCGGCGGGTACGACGCGGCGCGGAAGGCTTTCGCCATGGAGCCGGAGGCGGTGACGGCGCTCGTCAAGGAATCGGGCCTCCGCGGGCGGGGGGGCGCCGGTTTTCCTTGCGGTCTCAAGTGGAGCTTCCTCCGGAAGGAAAGGGACGTCACCTATCTCTGCGTGAACGCCGACGAGAGCGAGCCGGGCACCTTCAAGGACCGTCTGATCCTCGAGAGGGATCCGCACCTTCTCATCGAGGGGATCCTGATCGCCTGCCGCGCGATCCGGTGCGCCCACGCCTATCTGTACATCCGGGGGGAGTTCGATCTTCCCTACCGGCGGATCCGGGACGCGGCGGCGGAGGCGTATCGCGCGGGACTTCTCGGCCCCGACGCGGCGGGTTCGGGGCATCCGATCGACCTCACCATCCACCGCGGCGCCGGCGCCTACATCTGCGGCGAGGAGACGGGGCTTCTGAACTCGTTGGAGGGGCGAAAGGGACAGCCGCGGATCAAGCCCCCCTTCCCGACCGACGCGGGACTCTTCGGAAAGCCGACGGTGATCAACAACGTGGAGACCCTCGCCAACCTCCCCTTCATCCTGACGAGCGGCGCCGAGGCGTATCGCGCCCACGGCACGGAGAAGAGCCCCGGGACGCGGCTCTTCGGCGTATCCGGCCACGTGGAGCGTCCCGGTCTCTTCGAACTCGCCATGGGCGTTCCGATGCGCGCGTTGATCGAGGATCTCTGCGGCGGCGTGCGCGGGGGGAAACGGCTGAAGGCGGTGATCCCGGGCGGGTCGAGCACGCCGGTGCTGACCGCCGAAGAGGCGATGGCGGTCACTCTCGATTTTGAATCGGTCCAGGAGGCGGGCTCCATGCTCGGCAGCGCCGGCGTGATCGTGATGGACGAGACGACGGATATGGTGAAGGCGCTGGACGTGCTGATCCGCTTCTATGCCCACGAGTCGTGCGGGCAGTGCACCCCCTGCCGGGAGGGGGTCATCTGGATCGCGCGCACGCTCCATAAGATCGCCGAGGGGAGGGGCGGACGGGCGGACCTGGAAAAGCTGGAGGACCTGGCGCACGGAATCACGGGGAACACGATCTGCGTCTTCTCCGACGCCGCGGCGATGCCGGTGCTCAGCTTCCTCTCGAAGTTCCGCGGCGAGTTCGAGGCGCGTGTTTCCGGCGCGGGAAGGGAGGGGGCGGCGTGA
- a CDS encoding (2Fe-2S)-binding protein, whose amino-acid sequence MSGGVETVRFTLNGVEREAPKGMLLIDAARLHGVDIPRYCSHPGLKPEGNCRMCVVEIEKMPKLQTSCTTPVQEGMVVHTESERVLEERRRVMEFLLVNHPIDCPICDQAGECMLQEYYMRHDLQPSRVELEEKIHKPKRVDLGPLVVLDAERCVLCSRCVRFCRDVAGVEELAIKNRGGHAEITAFPGRRLENPYSGNVIDICPVGALTSRDFRFKVRVWFLKTAESVCPGCERGCSIHIEQYQNEVQRIRPRENLRVNRYWICDFGRLDYRWINENRLLSAEGPSGRLRPEEADREAARLLREAKAPLLVASPRMSNESLFALRLFREKALPEARIAGGSFREPWEGDAILKRPDRNPNRRGMETLGLAGGPEEALRAGPDLVLVIENDLLGDRPEAKELLTGKKVIVLASNRDATASAAGLRVPVATYAETEGSWTNFEGITQTFHPVLRPVGDSRSVAEALAGIAAALGADLGPVDAGTLRAAVLREAPQLDPARGREEDGRVG is encoded by the coding sequence GTGAGCGGCGGCGTGGAGACGGTCCGATTCACGTTGAACGGCGTGGAGCGAGAAGCGCCCAAAGGGATGCTGCTCATCGACGCGGCGCGTCTCCACGGCGTCGACATCCCCCGTTACTGTTCCCATCCGGGGTTGAAGCCGGAGGGGAACTGCCGCATGTGCGTGGTGGAGATCGAGAAGATGCCCAAGCTGCAAACCTCCTGCACCACGCCCGTCCAGGAGGGGATGGTGGTCCACACCGAGTCGGAGAGGGTCCTCGAGGAGAGACGCCGGGTGATGGAGTTTCTCCTCGTGAACCATCCCATCGATTGCCCCATCTGCGACCAGGCCGGCGAGTGCATGCTCCAGGAGTACTACATGCGCCACGACCTGCAACCCTCGCGCGTCGAGCTCGAGGAGAAGATCCACAAGCCGAAGAGGGTGGACCTGGGGCCGCTCGTGGTTCTCGACGCGGAGCGCTGCGTCCTCTGCTCCCGCTGCGTCCGCTTCTGCCGGGACGTGGCCGGCGTGGAGGAACTGGCGATCAAAAACCGGGGCGGTCACGCGGAGATCACCGCCTTTCCGGGACGGCGCCTCGAGAACCCCTATTCGGGGAACGTGATCGACATCTGCCCCGTCGGCGCCCTCACCAGCAGGGATTTCCGTTTCAAGGTGCGGGTCTGGTTCCTGAAGACCGCCGAGTCGGTCTGCCCGGGCTGCGAGCGGGGATGCTCGATCCATATCGAGCAGTACCAAAACGAAGTGCAGAGGATCCGCCCGCGGGAGAACCTCCGGGTCAACCGGTATTGGATCTGCGATTTCGGCCGGCTTGATTATCGATGGATCAATGAAAATCGTCTCCTTTCCGCCGAGGGTCCGTCGGGCCGGCTCCGTCCGGAGGAGGCGGACCGGGAGGCGGCGCGCCTGCTGCGGGAGGCGAAGGCGCCCCTTCTGGTCGCGTCGCCGCGCATGTCGAACGAGAGTCTCTTCGCGCTCCGTCTCTTTCGGGAGAAGGCGCTTCCCGAGGCGCGGATCGCCGGCGGCTCCTTCCGGGAGCCGTGGGAGGGGGACGCGATCCTGAAGCGGCCCGACCGGAATCCGAACCGGCGCGGCATGGAGACGCTCGGCCTCGCCGGCGGACCGGAGGAGGCGCTCCGCGCCGGGCCGGATCTGGTGCTCGTGATCGAGAACGATCTCCTGGGCGACCGGCCGGAGGCGAAGGAGCTTCTTACGGGGAAGAAAGTGATCGTGCTCGCGTCGAACCGGGACGCCACCGCCTCGGCGGCGGGACTCCGCGTTCCGGTGGCGACCTACGCGGAGACGGAGGGGAGCTGGACCAACTTCGAGGGGATCACCCAGACCTTCCATCCGGTGCTGCGGCCGGTGGGGGATTCCCGGAGCGTGGCCGAGGCGCTCGCGGGGATCGCCGCCGCGCTCGGCGCCGACCTCGGCCCGGTGGACGCGGGGACACTCCGCGCCGCGGTTCTTCGCGAGGCGCCGCAGCTCGATCCGGCCCGCGGAAGGGAGGAGGACGGCCGTGTGGGTTGA